One genomic region from Xiphophorus couchianus chromosome 21, X_couchianus-1.0, whole genome shotgun sequence encodes:
- the LOC114137195 gene encoding uncharacterized protein LOC114137195 produces the protein MRCLVGSEWGAERKALKSIYTGLIRSVFDYGSIVFGSASETLLKKLDSIQYQALRLCTGAVRTTPTSAFLIEMGEMPLNLRRLQLKSNYWCNLKGHDGNHPCQDILKSSWEKEKKKLNSFGWEIENVIKDFGLSDINISQTVPLSTVYPSLFHNNVVDLTLLEKRKGENISDPYLVQSYLDSKYYGYVQVFTDASKNSNSSNGVIVCSDSSSSLYSLKNNHAISRPDLLLEIQLITYRIQAMGLLVIFTWIPSHIGIRGNELADKYAKQASKYSDIDILVPFSREEIKSIIKQKVKERWQRQWEEDRTGRWLYSIQRKVGAMRRTGQNRKEETVISRLRFGHTRLNSNLFKIGKHRTGSCDFCGQEETVKHVLLFCTKYSDYLLK, from the exons atgaggTGTTTGGTGGGAAGTGAATGGGGTGCTGAGAGGAAGGCATTGAAATCAATATATACTGGGTTAATAAGGTCTGTATTTGATTATGGAAGTATTGTATTTGGgtcagcatcagaaacactattaaaaaaattagatagTATTCAGTATCAAGCCTTGAGGTTATGTACAGGAGCAGTTAGAACAACTCCAACGTCAGCTTTCCTAATAGAAATGGGAGAGATGCCACTTAATCTCAGAAGATTACAGTTAAAGTCCAATTATTGGTGTAATTTAAAGGGCCATGATGGAAATCATCcatgtcaagacattttaaaatctagttgggaaaaagaaaagaagaaattaaattcttttggatgggagatagaaaatgttataaaagattttggtttatCTGATATAAACATTAGTCAAACAGTTCCTCTTTCAACAGTTTATCCGTctctatttcataataatgttgttgatttaactttgttggagaaaaggaaaggagaaaacatttcagatccatATTTGGTTCAATCATATTTAGATAGTAAGTACTATGGATATGTCCAAGTTTTTACAGATGcgtctaaaaactcaaatagcaGTAATGGGGTA ATAGTATGCTCTGATTCAAGTTCTtcattatattcattaaaaaataatcatgctaTTAGTAGACCGgatcttttattagaaattcagtTAATAACATATAGAATTCAAGCAATGGggttattagttatatttacatggaTACCATCACATATAGGAATAAGAGGGAATGAGTTGGctgataaatatgcaaaacaagcttcaaaatatagtgatattgatatattagttccatttagtagagaagaaatcaaatctattattaaacaaaaggttaaggaaagatggcagagacagtgggaggaagatagaactggtagatggctgtacagtattcaaagaaaagttggtgcaATGAGGAGAACGGgacaaaatagaaaagaggaaacagttaTATCTAGGTTGCGTTTTGGACATACAAggttaaacagtaatttatttaaaataggaaaacatcgaactggaagttgtgatttttgtggtcaagaagagacagtaaaacatgttttgttgttctgtaccaaatattct GATTATCTGCTGAAGTAG